The DNA segment CCGATCTCTGGCTGTTTGCCGCTGACGGGTCTGCAGAACGGCCGCTGACCCGCCACGGTTCTGCCGATGGCCAGCCGGTTTTCAGTCCGGATGGTGACATGCTCGCATTTGTCACGCGCCGGGATGATGACCAGGCCGGTCAGCTGTATCTGCTGCCAATCAGTGAGCCGGGTGAAGCCCGTCGTCTGATGGAGCTGCCGACTGGTATCCAGGCCCCGAAATGGGCCGGCGACCACATCTATTTCATTTCTAACGTCTGGCCCGAAAAAAGCTGGGATGAGATGAAAGAGGAAATCGAACAGCAGGAACAGTCCCATGTCTCGGCTCACATCTGGAACGAACTGCCCTACAGCCACTGGGACCACTGGCTCGACGAAGAGCGCCAGGCCCATGTGTTCCGCGTACCGGTTGATAAGGGCATTCTTGACAGAAAGACGCTTTCGGAACGTGAAGAGGCGGAAAACGGCAACCGGCACAGCAACAGCAACGTCCTGGTGGATGCCGATAACGTTGAGCCGGTTACGCTGTCTTCCGGCCATGAGCTGCCGCGTTCAACCCAGGGACCCGGAAGTTACGATGTGACTCCGGATGAGTCCAAAGTCGCTTTCGTGAGCGATACGAACCGCGACGATACTGATCCCAAAATGGACATCTATCTGATCGTCCCGGGAAGCGATCAGGCGACCAATATAACCGTGGAAAACGATGCGCCGGACTCCGGCCCGTTGTTCAGCCCGGATGGCGCTGTTCTTGCCTACAACCGTCAGCAGATTCCCGGTTTTTATGCCGACACCCGGCGGCTTGTGCTTTATGACATGGAAGAGGAGACTCATCGCGAACTTACATCCGACTGGGACCGCTCTGCCGACGGACTTGTATGGGCTCCCAACGGAAATGAGCTCTACGGAGCTATTGATGATGCCGGAACCCGGAGGGTTTATGCAATCGATGCCGAATCCGGTGAGCCGCGGCAGGTAACATCACAAACGGATTACATGTCACTGAGTGTCTCGCAAACAGGCCTGCTGGCGGGATTGAATCAGAGTTTCCTGTACCCGCCTCGTCTTGTTACCATTGATCCGGCTGATGGAAATACGCGCAGACTCGATTCCCTGAATGACGATATTCTTGAAGATGTGGACCTGGGCACGTACGAATCGGTTACCTACGAAGGTTATGATGGTGAGGAAATCCAGATGTGGGTTCACTATCCTCCCGGATTTGATGAGGAAAAGGAGTACCCGCTTTTTCTGCTGATTCATGGTGGTCCGCACAGCGGCATAACCGACGGGTTCCACTTCCGCTGGAATGCCCAGACATTTGCATCCTGGGGATATGTGACTGCCTGGCATAATTTCCACGGATCATCCGGTTTCGGTCAGGACTTCACCGACGCCATCAACCCCGACTGGATCACCAAACCCTATGCCGATACCCGAAAAGCGGCGGACTGGTTTGCCGCACAGCCATGGATTGATGAAGATCGCATGGTTGCCGGCGGCGGCAGTTACGGCGGCTACCTTTCAAGTATTCTCCTCGGAAAAGAGCATCCGTTTCAAACGCTGCTGATTCATGCGCCGGTCTACAACATGTACTCACAGATGGCGGCCGATTTTGCCGTGCATACCGAACGATTCGGAGACTATTGGGAGCACGATATTTACGATGAGATTTCTCCTCATTATTACGCTGAAAACTTTGACACTCCGGCTCTGATTATCCATGGACAGCTGGATTACAGGGTCCCGGTCGGACAGGCATTTGAGTTGTTCCGGACGCTGCAGCACCGGGACATCGAATCGCGTCTGATCTATTTCCCCGATGAGAACCACTGGATTCTCAAGCCAAACAACTCGGTAAAATGGTATCATGAGGTACGGGAATGGATGTCCAACTTTGCCGCACCTGGGCCGAAATAATCTTTTTGTTGTATCTTTCTGAAAAATCTTTAATATGTCAGTAAGTGTAATCTTTAGAACTGTTTAGGTGGTGTGCTGTGTCCGCGTCAGGAGTTGTTTTCTGCGGCTTCTGCGGTCTGTGATGGCATCACCTGATGAGACTCGCATGCAACAGGCAATCTCATTTCACAAAGGAGCTGGAAATGAAAATAAAGGATATTCTCAACAAGAAAGGCAGTGATGTCATCAGTGTTCCCGATGATTCCATGGTCTATGATGCCATCGCCCTGATGGCAGACAAAAATATCGGGGCGCTTGTCGTTATGTGTCAGGGCAGCATGTGCGGTATTGTATCGGAACGTGACTACCGCAACAAGATCATACTCAAGGGCCGGCATTCAAAAGATACACCGGTCCGCGACATTATGACCCGGCAAGTGATGTGTGTAACCGAAGACTATGAGCTTCATGAATGCATGAGAATCATGTCGGAGAAAAAAATCCGGCACCTTCCCGTCATCGATGACAAACGCAATGTCACAGGTATGATATCCATCGGCGACATAGTAAAAGCCATTATTGACGAACAGAAATCCGAAATCAATGATCTGAGGAATTATATCACCTCGGGATATCCGGGCTGAAATCCTTGAAGCGGAAGCGGTATGCGACCGGCAGCTCCGTTCTGCCTGAAACCGAATAATTTCCTGTTTAGAAATTGTAAATGAAACCGATCTGCTATAACTTCAGGGACAGATTTAAATCCGTTATATGAAGATTATTGATGTCGCTGAATTTTATGCAGACGAAGGTGGCGGTGTAAAAACCTACATCAACCAGAAGCTGCAAGCCGGCAAAAAGGCCGGCCATGAAATAGTTGTTGTCGCCCCCGGACCGCGGGCAGGAGAAGAGGAGCGTTTTGGCGGACGCATCATCTGGGTGCCGGGACCTTCTCTGCCGGTGGACCGAAGGTATTATGTGCTCTGGCGGGAAAAAATGGTTCACGAGATCCTGGACAGGGAAAAGCCTGATGTAGTGGAAGGATCATCACCATGGTCGGGCGGATGGTTTGCCGCACGCTGGAAAGGGGATGCCGTAAAATCGTTTATTTTCCATCAGGACCCCGTAGCCGTCTATCCCCATACCTTTCTGGGCAAGCTGATGAATTATTCGCGGGTAGACAAGCTGTTTCTGTTCTACTGGAAGTATCTCAAACGTCTTAGCAAGCGTTACGATGCGACCATCGTCAGCGGTGACTGGCTGGCCGACCGGCTCAGTGTGTTCGGTATCAAGAATCCGATCGCAGTACCATTCGGCATTGACAAAAAATTTTCATCGCCCAAAAGGCGGAATCCGAAGATCCGTAAGAAGCTTCTGGCCGATCTTGGCCTTCCCGATGATGCCGCGTTGCTTATCGGGATCAGCCGCCATCATCCGGAAAAACGCCTTGGCACGGTATTTCAAGGATTCCGGCAGGCATCCCTTCAAAGAAAAATGGGTCTTGTACTGTTTGGAGACGGACCTTTTCGATGGATGGTAAAAAGACAGGCGCGCGGGGTCGGACATATCAAGCTGATGGGGTTCACAGCCAACCGCGAAGAACTGGCCGAGGCCTTGTCAAGTGCTGACTACTTTATACATGGTTCTGCGGCAGAAACCTATGGACTGGTTGTGGCAGAGGCGATTTGCAGCGGTCTTCCCGTTATCGTTCCCTCACGGGGCGGTGCTGCCGATCTTGCGGCGCGGGATTATTCCGAGACATATGAGCCCGGCAATCCCGCAGAGCTTTCTAATGCTATTATACGTATGCTGGACCGTGACCGCCCCAAAATGGTTGAAGCATGTGCTGTTGCTGCGCAGAATTCCATCGGGACAATGGATGATCACTTCAGCAAACTCTTTGATGTGTACGAAAACCTGGTGAACATCAGGTAGATTAAAAAAGCAAATCAAAAACTGGAGGCCAGAACCGGTAGATCAGAACAGGTAGGTCCAACCAGATAAACCCAATCAGGTAAATCAAAGCCTGCAGACCAAAATTGCAGATCAGAACCGGCCGAATCGCAGACCCATGATACCTGTCAGGCCGGACAAGTCTGAATCGCTGGTGCCGTCCAGGCTGACGTTGGACGCATACCTGTAATACAATCCTCCGCTGATCCGGAACCAGCTGG comes from the Natronogracilivirga saccharolytica genome and includes:
- a CDS encoding glycosyltransferase; protein product: MKIIDVAEFYADEGGGVKTYINQKLQAGKKAGHEIVVVAPGPRAGEEERFGGRIIWVPGPSLPVDRRYYVLWREKMVHEILDREKPDVVEGSSPWSGGWFAARWKGDAVKSFIFHQDPVAVYPHTFLGKLMNYSRVDKLFLFYWKYLKRLSKRYDATIVSGDWLADRLSVFGIKNPIAVPFGIDKKFSSPKRRNPKIRKKLLADLGLPDDAALLIGISRHHPEKRLGTVFQGFRQASLQRKMGLVLFGDGPFRWMVKRQARGVGHIKLMGFTANREELAEALSSADYFIHGSAAETYGLVVAEAICSGLPVIVPSRGGAADLAARDYSETYEPGNPAELSNAIIRMLDRDRPKMVEACAVAAQNSIGTMDDHFSKLFDVYENLVNIR
- a CDS encoding alpha/beta hydrolase family protein, producing MRNKISALLLAPLFLLAGVSSCAATDAATAQNDTNDSEDFKPLSVEVLWEMKRIGTPVVSPDGEWVVAPVTRYTMDDDESHTDLWLFAADGSAERPLTRHGSADGQPVFSPDGDMLAFVTRRDDDQAGQLYLLPISEPGEARRLMELPTGIQAPKWAGDHIYFISNVWPEKSWDEMKEEIEQQEQSHVSAHIWNELPYSHWDHWLDEERQAHVFRVPVDKGILDRKTLSEREEAENGNRHSNSNVLVDADNVEPVTLSSGHELPRSTQGPGSYDVTPDESKVAFVSDTNRDDTDPKMDIYLIVPGSDQATNITVENDAPDSGPLFSPDGAVLAYNRQQIPGFYADTRRLVLYDMEEETHRELTSDWDRSADGLVWAPNGNELYGAIDDAGTRRVYAIDAESGEPRQVTSQTDYMSLSVSQTGLLAGLNQSFLYPPRLVTIDPADGNTRRLDSLNDDILEDVDLGTYESVTYEGYDGEEIQMWVHYPPGFDEEKEYPLFLLIHGGPHSGITDGFHFRWNAQTFASWGYVTAWHNFHGSSGFGQDFTDAINPDWITKPYADTRKAADWFAAQPWIDEDRMVAGGGSYGGYLSSILLGKEHPFQTLLIHAPVYNMYSQMAADFAVHTERFGDYWEHDIYDEISPHYYAENFDTPALIIHGQLDYRVPVGQAFELFRTLQHRDIESRLIYFPDENHWILKPNNSVKWYHEVREWMSNFAAPGPK
- a CDS encoding CBS domain-containing protein; this encodes MKIKDILNKKGSDVISVPDDSMVYDAIALMADKNIGALVVMCQGSMCGIVSERDYRNKIILKGRHSKDTPVRDIMTRQVMCVTEDYELHECMRIMSEKKIRHLPVIDDKRNVTGMISIGDIVKAIIDEQKSEINDLRNYITSGYPG